A single Ignavibacteriales bacterium DNA region contains:
- a CDS encoding ribonuclease Z — MTKKQPKQVISKYPIRWAKKNFSIKIFCSIPNIATGILLQAGKNHFLIDPGDGILRDINKELSAEKVAAISDIFITHGHHDHVGGVWSFLTYLRVVRKSDRLNIYYPDGCVEIESIYSAFSKVYAKSTTYQIALKKISKHSTFRTKEVAVKPFPVIHKEISIETGKSRIVPALGYNFTYGDTRICYGGDTAYCEALVRNAKDADLAILEAGHDDETPDDMHMTMREAVSIGKSAKEYFLVHVPE; from the coding sequence TAAAGATATTCTGTTCAATTCCGAATATCGCCACGGGAATACTGCTGCAGGCTGGTAAAAATCATTTCCTTATTGATCCGGGTGACGGCATACTTCGCGATATTAATAAGGAGCTCAGCGCTGAAAAAGTCGCGGCAATTTCAGATATATTTATCACCCACGGCCACCATGACCACGTGGGAGGTGTCTGGTCATTCCTCACCTATTTACGTGTTGTGAGAAAGAGCGACCGCCTCAACATCTATTACCCGGACGGCTGTGTTGAGATAGAAAGCATTTATAGTGCTTTCAGCAAAGTTTATGCAAAAAGCACAACTTATCAAATAGCTCTTAAAAAGATTTCCAAACATTCCACTTTCAGGACAAAGGAAGTTGCTGTTAAGCCTTTCCCCGTAATCCACAAAGAAATTTCAATCGAAACCGGTAAAAGCCGTATCGTTCCAGCTTTAGGCTATAATTTCACCTACGGCGATACCCGCATCTGCTATGGCGGTGACACAGCATATTGCGAAGCGTTAGTACGCAATGCAAAGGATGCTGATTTAGCAATCCTTGAAGCCGGACATGATGATGAAACTCCTGATGATATGCATATGACCATGCGCGAAGCTGTTTCAATCGGAAAGAGCGCAAAGGAGTATTTCTTAGTACACGTTCCGGAATAA
- a CDS encoding M28 family peptidase, translating into MNNRFYQSALAALFTLGIFSSAYAQTSPEIKEKDFRKHISHLASDELKGRMTGTEQEKAAAEYISKEFKRFGLKPYFNGSWFQNFPFISGVELKGNNSFTFSSTDKKYVVEKDFIPLGFSSSLSVSGEVVFAGYGISSKDNGYDDYEGLNLEGKIVLVLRYNPEYDNPHSKLEEFASFRYKANIAKEKGAKAILFVNGPAPVEEDKLQKLTYDRASSVPGIAAVHISRSAADAMLSKSGFTVKSLQEKIKADGEPHSFSVAGVTVQLETGVAEVKKEGINVAGIIPGSDKNLKDEYIVIGAHYDHLGMGGANSLYRGDEPQIHNGADDNASGTSGILELAEYLSKNKKQLKRSIILAGFSGEELGLLGSSHMVNNPVVANEKITAMINLDMIGRLTDSALIVYGTGTSSGWKEMLNKNKPADLNLTFNDEGYGPSDHSSFYGKNIPVLFFFTGTHSDYHRPGDDAEKINYTGLEAVVKYVAAMVMDISQMSSRPEYVNVPRKDNQRMGGWKVYVGTIPDYAYSGQGLKITGVNEGSPAKKAGLHGGDIITKFGAKQINNIYDYVYALQELVPGDIVDLDVTRGEEKIQLKLELGAK; encoded by the coding sequence ATGAATAACAGGTTTTATCAGTCTGCTTTGGCTGCATTGTTTACCTTAGGAATATTTTCTTCTGCTTATGCCCAGACTTCTCCTGAAATCAAAGAAAAAGATTTTAGGAAACATATATCTCATCTGGCTTCTGACGAACTCAAAGGCAGAATGACCGGCACTGAACAAGAAAAGGCAGCAGCCGAATATATCAGCAAGGAGTTTAAGCGCTTCGGGCTAAAGCCATACTTTAATGGAAGCTGGTTTCAGAATTTTCCTTTCATCTCAGGTGTTGAGTTAAAAGGAAATAACAGCTTTACTTTCTCATCAACCGACAAAAAATATGTAGTTGAAAAAGACTTCATCCCGCTTGGCTTCAGTTCTTCCCTGAGCGTTTCAGGTGAAGTTGTATTTGCCGGCTATGGGATATCTTCCAAAGACAACGGCTATGATGACTATGAAGGTCTGAACCTTGAAGGCAAGATTGTATTAGTTCTCCGTTACAATCCGGAGTATGATAATCCCCATTCAAAGCTTGAAGAGTTCGCATCATTCCGTTACAAAGCAAACATTGCAAAAGAAAAAGGCGCAAAAGCCATTCTCTTTGTGAACGGTCCGGCTCCTGTTGAAGAAGATAAACTGCAGAAACTCACTTATGACCGTGCCTCCTCTGTACCGGGAATTGCAGCCGTTCATATCTCCCGCTCTGCTGCAGATGCAATGCTTTCCAAAAGCGGATTTACCGTTAAATCACTTCAGGAGAAAATAAAAGCTGATGGTGAACCGCATTCCTTTTCAGTAGCTGGAGTAACCGTTCAACTGGAAACCGGTGTTGCCGAAGTTAAAAAAGAAGGAATTAATGTAGCTGGTATCATCCCCGGTTCTGATAAAAACCTGAAAGATGAATATATTGTCATCGGTGCACATTACGATCATCTTGGTATGGGAGGAGCTAACTCACTTTATCGCGGTGATGAACCGCAGATTCACAACGGAGCAGATGATAATGCTTCAGGCACAAGCGGTATTCTCGAGCTGGCAGAATATCTCAGTAAAAACAAAAAACAGTTAAAACGCAGTATTATCCTGGCAGGTTTCTCTGGTGAGGAACTTGGACTTCTTGGTTCCTCCCACATGGTGAATAATCCTGTTGTTGCTAATGAGAAGATTACAGCAATGATCAATCTTGATATGATTGGCCGGCTTACTGACAGTGCGCTCATTGTTTACGGTACAGGCACTTCTTCCGGCTGGAAAGAGATGCTCAATAAAAACAAGCCCGCGGATCTTAATCTTACCTTTAATGATGAAGGTTATGGTCCAAGTGACCACTCCTCATTCTATGGAAAAAATATCCCTGTGTTGTTTTTCTTTACTGGCACCCATTCTGATTACCATAGACCCGGTGACGATGCGGAAAAGATAAACTATACCGGGCTTGAAGCTGTGGTGAAGTATGTGGCTGCAATGGTCATGGATATATCTCAAATGAGCTCCAGACCAGAATATGTAAATGTACCAAGAAAAGACAATCAGAGAATGGGCGGCTGGAAAGTTTATGTAGGCACTATCCCCGATTATGCTTATTCAGGTCAGGGGCTTAAAATTACGGGTGTTAATGAAGGCAGCCCGGCTAAAAAAGCAGGTTTGCACGGAGGTGATATAATTACCAAATTTGGTGCAAAACAGATTAATAACATATACGATTATGTTTATGCTCTGCAGGAATTAGTCCCCGGTGATATTGTTGACCTTGATGTAACCCGTGGTGAAGAAAAAATTCAGCTTAAACTTGAGCTTGGGGCAAAATAG
- a CDS encoding T9SS type A sorting domain-containing protein — MKNIVLCLLFLQIIFLHGQNLKQIKQELLKQNIESELYNNSDSLLLIKYPGGKSIVKGIYPEQGNLPVDGIDTVVIDVLNVDTLLYHDRYTFWKEVNATGGFVAPVLIGDVNKNGITEFYGSDLYFLDAPNGPFPVKIFEYDSQLDNYIIRHIYKDTLLRAKALYDIDNDGDLEVYIQTFPGSKYGFVMNAPSDTSFPVNEMMLNDMGYQMNDPTFGDFNLDDNTDLVYYSLASPGRNFIKTVNSQQNGFDSVYEFRQEDVYSAGFSAEDIDGDGYADIVLGNVKGKIQILEYSPVLGTYTNSWTGTVGHSNPYMHAASNDIDGNGRKEFWVGGDAFRNGVGITRFTAFEATGDNQYQQVARIEIPGIFSFAAYNMLAKDINGDGVEELIVCLDNVFFILTFRGFPNEHNYALYYVKFRDKVPSGVSSEYFGGTMYDIDGDGNMEVIISQDYITHNFNSFQVREFSKIYKPTIGTSLEDEIISPDDFSITAYPNPFNATQTYEVTVPHHEGFEVVIYDIMGRQIITLAEGISTGNRERFNWNGKDESGTNLSSGIYIVRLQTKIGTKQIKSVLLK; from the coding sequence ATGAAGAACATTGTATTATGCCTTTTGTTTTTGCAGATTATATTTCTGCATGGTCAGAATTTGAAGCAAATAAAGCAGGAGTTGTTAAAGCAAAACATTGAAAGTGAGTTATACAATAATTCGGACAGTTTGCTATTGATAAAATATCCTGGGGGTAAATCCATTGTAAAAGGTATTTATCCTGAACAAGGCAATCTTCCTGTTGATGGAATAGACACAGTTGTAATAGATGTTCTAAATGTAGATACACTTTTATACCACGATCGCTACACATTTTGGAAGGAGGTTAATGCTACTGGCGGTTTTGTAGCCCCAGTATTGATTGGTGATGTTAACAAGAATGGGATAACGGAATTTTATGGAAGCGATTTATATTTTTTAGATGCCCCCAATGGTCCTTTTCCGGTGAAAATATTTGAATATGATTCTCAACTCGACAATTATATCATCAGACATATATATAAGGATACACTACTGAGAGCCAAAGCATTGTATGATATAGATAATGATGGTGACCTAGAGGTATATATTCAGACTTTTCCAGGCAGTAAATATGGTTTTGTTATGAATGCGCCAAGTGATACATCCTTCCCCGTTAATGAAATGATGCTAAACGATATGGGGTATCAAATGAATGATCCGACTTTTGGGGATTTCAATCTTGATGATAATACTGATTTGGTTTATTATTCACTTGCATCACCCGGTAGAAACTTTATTAAGACTGTTAATTCTCAGCAAAATGGTTTTGACAGTGTTTATGAATTCAGACAGGAGGATGTATATTCCGCAGGATTTTCAGCAGAAGACATTGATGGTGACGGATATGCTGATATAGTATTGGGTAATGTGAAGGGTAAAATCCAGATACTTGAATATTCACCAGTACTCGGTACCTACACGAATTCATGGACGGGTACTGTTGGACATTCAAATCCCTATATGCATGCCGCAAGTAATGATATAGACGGTAATGGAAGGAAGGAGTTTTGGGTCGGCGGAGATGCCTTCCGGAACGGAGTTGGTATTACGCGCTTCACTGCATTTGAAGCAACAGGAGACAATCAGTATCAGCAGGTTGCAAGAATTGAAATACCAGGGATCTTCTCGTTTGCTGCCTATAATATGCTTGCAAAGGATATTAACGGTGACGGTGTAGAAGAACTTATTGTCTGTCTGGACAATGTGTTTTTTATATTAACCTTCCGCGGATTTCCAAATGAACACAATTATGCTCTCTATTATGTTAAATTTAGAGATAAAGTACCCTCTGGCGTCAGCAGTGAATACTTTGGCGGAACCATGTATGATATTGACGGTGACGGAAATATGGAAGTGATTATATCTCAGGACTATATTACACATAATTTTAATTCATTCCAGGTGAGAGAGTTTTCGAAAATTTATAAACCAACAATTGGTACAAGTTTAGAAGATGAAATAATCTCTCCTGATGATTTTTCAATTACAGCTTACCCTAACCCATTCAATGCAACTCAAACCTACGAGGTAACGGTACCACATCATGAAGGGTTTGAAGTGGTTATTTATGACATAATGGGCAGGCAGATTATTACTTTAGCAGAAGGAATCAGTACCGGAAATCGGGAAAGATTTAACTGGAACGGAAAGGATGAATCTGGTACGAACCTATCATCCGGTATTTATATTGTGCGACTGCAAACTAAGATTGGTACAAAACAGATAAAATCGGTTTTGTTGAAGTAA
- a CDS encoding PD40 domain-containing protein — MKQLYIFLFILTSLTLAQSDTMRFEGEKRLKNIKMLTFQGENAEAYLSFSGDKLIFQKTDGDLECDQIFTMGTDGSNQKMVSNGKGRTTCAYYLPGDKQIIYASTHHFDEKCPPPPDRSKGYVWKLYESFDLFIADADGSNIRQITDAPGYDAEATVSPKGDKIIFTSLRDGDPELYVCDIDGSNQKRLTFEKGYDGGAFFSHDGSKIVFRASRPKTEKELEDYNELVTSGYVRPTALEIFVMAADGSNMKQITNFGKASFAPYFHPNGKKIIFSSNINSKSGRNFDLYTINLDGTGLEQITYNESFDGFPFFTPDGKKLIFASNRYNKNPNDTNIFIAEWVNE; from the coding sequence ATGAAACAACTTTACATTTTTCTGTTTATTCTCACTTCCCTCACCCTGGCACAATCAGACACCATGAGATTCGAGGGTGAAAAGCGTCTAAAAAATATCAAAATGCTCACCTTCCAGGGAGAAAATGCGGAAGCGTACCTTTCATTCTCGGGTGATAAATTAATTTTTCAGAAAACGGACGGTGATCTGGAATGTGACCAGATTTTCACCATGGGCACTGACGGCTCAAACCAAAAAATGGTTTCGAACGGAAAAGGAAGAACCACCTGTGCTTACTACCTTCCGGGGGACAAACAGATTATATACGCATCCACACATCATTTTGATGAAAAATGCCCACCTCCGCCTGACAGATCAAAAGGTTACGTCTGGAAGTTATATGAATCTTTTGATTTGTTTATCGCAGATGCCGACGGCAGCAATATCCGCCAGATAACCGATGCACCAGGTTATGATGCAGAAGCAACAGTTTCTCCTAAAGGTGATAAAATTATCTTCACCTCTCTCCGTGATGGTGACCCGGAATTATACGTTTGCGATATAGACGGTTCCAATCAGAAACGCCTCACTTTTGAAAAAGGTTATGATGGCGGTGCATTCTTCTCGCATGACGGAAGTAAAATCGTTTTCCGCGCAAGCAGACCAAAGACTGAAAAAGAACTTGAAGATTATAATGAACTGGTAACCAGCGGTTACGTACGTCCTACGGCTTTAGAAATTTTTGTGATGGCTGCAGACGGCAGCAATATGAAACAGATCACAAACTTTGGGAAAGCAAGTTTCGCTCCATATTTCCATCCAAACGGCAAGAAAATCATCTTCTCTTCCAATATAAACAGCAAGAGCGGAAGAAACTTTGATCTTTATACCATAAATCTTGACGGTACCGGTCTTGAACAGATTACTTATAATGAGTCTTTTGACGGCTTCCCTTTCTTTACTCCTGACGGTAAGAAGCTGATTTTTGCTTCCAACCGATATAACAAAAATCCCAATGATACCAATATTTTTATTGCGGAGTGGGTAAATGAATAA